From a single Mucilaginibacter terrenus genomic region:
- the rsmH gene encoding 16S rRNA (cytosine(1402)-N(4))-methyltransferase RsmH codes for MSNYHTPVMLNECIEALNIKPGGTYVDVTFGGGGHSREILKHLGDDGQLLAFDQDADAQQNKINDSRFTFIDQNFRYLKNFSRLHNAIPVDGILADLGVSSYQFDQAERGFSIRFDAELDMRMNQSSELSAKEVVNNYGEADLHRIFGMYGEIQNAKSLAKTIVTARLNGPINTVADLKNAIQNLIPRGKENKYLAQVFQALRIEVNQELEALKDFLMQSAEVLAVGGRLVVMSYHSLEDRLVKNFIAKGKFSGEVEKDLYGNDNKPFDAVSRGAITATADEIQNNNRARSAKLRIAVKK; via the coding sequence ATGAGTAATTATCATACCCCTGTTATGCTGAACGAATGTATTGAGGCTTTAAACATAAAGCCCGGCGGTACTTACGTTGATGTTACTTTTGGTGGTGGTGGCCATTCGCGTGAGATACTTAAGCACCTGGGTGATGATGGCCAGTTGCTGGCATTTGACCAGGATGCCGACGCGCAGCAGAATAAAATTAACGATAGCAGATTCACCTTTATTGATCAGAATTTCAGGTACCTGAAGAACTTTAGCCGCCTGCATAATGCTATACCAGTTGATGGTATACTGGCCGATTTGGGAGTATCATCCTATCAGTTTGACCAGGCCGAGCGTGGTTTTTCTATCCGCTTTGATGCTGAGCTTGATATGCGTATGAACCAGTCATCGGAGCTTAGCGCTAAGGAGGTGGTTAATAACTATGGCGAAGCTGATCTTCACCGCATTTTTGGAATGTACGGTGAAATTCAGAATGCTAAATCACTTGCAAAAACAATAGTAACGGCCAGGTTAAACGGACCTATAAACACGGTTGCTGATCTGAAGAATGCAATCCAAAACCTTATCCCTCGCGGAAAAGAGAACAAATACCTGGCGCAGGTATTCCAGGCGCTTCGCATTGAGGTTAATCAGGAGTTGGAAGCGTTAAAAGATTTCCTGATGCAGTCAGCAGAAGTATTAGCTGTAGGTGGCAGGTTGGTGGTAATGAGTTACCACTCACTTGAAGATAGGTTGGTGAAAAATTTCATAGCAAAGGGAAAGTTCAGTGGTGAGGTGGAGAAGGACCTTTATGGTAACGATAATAAGCCGTTTGACGCGGTAAGCCGCGGCGCAATAACTGCAACTGCAGACGAGATACAAAACAATAACAGGGCACGCAGTGCAAAACTCAGAATAGCTGTAAAGAAATGA
- the purU gene encoding formyltetrahydrofolate deformylase: MIIVIQCTDQIGLVAAISALLAEKKMNITAMQEHVDNVEKLFFMRLEVDGATVDHSIYKDLEQILPKGALIKINPGTAKKIVVLVTKEYHCLADILIRNHFNTLSAAVQCVVGNHIVLKDICDRFDIPFHYVPFEGDAVDFENRLLNTVESYEFDYLVLAKFMRILSGGFVERFSRRIINIHHSFLPAFAGASPYRQAYERGVKLIGATAHYVTNELDEGPIIAQQIIPAGHSFTVADMVKAGQEIETAVLARALKLVFDDRVFVFKNKTVVLE; encoded by the coding sequence ATGATTATTGTAATACAGTGTACCGATCAAATAGGGCTTGTAGCTGCCATTTCCGCGCTGCTTGCTGAAAAAAAGATGAACATAACAGCCATGCAGGAGCATGTTGACAATGTAGAAAAGCTATTTTTTATGAGGCTTGAAGTTGATGGTGCAACGGTAGATCACTCAATATATAAAGACCTGGAGCAAATACTTCCCAAAGGTGCTTTAATTAAGATAAACCCGGGCACAGCAAAAAAGATTGTTGTATTAGTTACAAAAGAATATCATTGCCTTGCGGACATATTGATACGCAACCATTTTAATACCCTTAGTGCTGCAGTACAATGCGTAGTTGGCAACCATATAGTCCTTAAAGATATTTGCGACAGATTTGATATTCCATTTCACTATGTTCCGTTCGAGGGAGATGCTGTTGATTTCGAAAATAGGCTACTGAACACTGTTGAGTCTTATGAATTTGATTACCTCGTCCTGGCTAAATTCATGCGGATACTGTCCGGGGGATTTGTAGAACGTTTTAGCCGAAGGATCATCAACATCCATCATTCATTTCTGCCCGCATTTGCAGGGGCCAGCCCGTACAGGCAAGCTTATGAGCGCGGCGTAAAGCTGATTGGCGCAACTGCTCATTATGTTACCAATGAGTTGGATGAGGGGCCGATTATTGCCCAGCAGATTATACCGGCTGGCCACTCCTTCACCGTAGCAGATATGGTAAAAGCCGGCCAGGAAATTGAAACCGCCGTATTGGCGAGAGCTTTGAAACTGGTATTCGACGACCGGGTGTTCGTGTTTAAGAACAAAACGGTGGTATTGGAATAA
- a CDS encoding CocE/NonD family hydrolase translates to MKRTLFFTCCMLVFALYSCAQGDAAYIKDNYTKYEYQIPMRDGKKLFTSVYVPKDQSKKYPFMMDRTCYSVAPYGPDKYKGSLGPSPAFLRDGYIFVYQDVRGRWMSEGIYEEMTPELEQHKTNKDVDEGTDTYDTIDWLLKNVPNNNGKVGVWGISYPGFYTTTALLSRHPALAAASPQAPIADLWRDDAFHNGAFFLVANFGFYPGFTNRQDDKPTQRRGGRFDPGTNDGYKFFMDMGSMRNTNDKYFKDTIRLWNEMMDHPNYDQHWKDRNVLTHLHDIKTPTLVTGGWYDAEDLYGAINTYKTLAQKNPNTPVYFAMGPWVHGGWARGNGDHLGDVSFGGPTGPFYRDKIEFAFFSHYLKGTPLDLPKVSTFQTGENQWKAYKQWPPIEAKEQKLYLLPGGKLSFFAPANTMVDYKEYVSDPMNPVPFIAGTDFDMTREYMTADQRFAEKRPDVLTYKTDVLDKDVTLAGNIWANIKFSTTGTDADLVVKVLDVYPDTATNNQFTGKEVKMAGYEQMVRSEPIRGKYRNSFEKPEPFVPGKVTAVNWELQDVLHTFKKGHRIMIQIQSTWFPLIDRNTQQFQDIMKAKDTDFKKATHRVYTSKTTPSYLRVKVL, encoded by the coding sequence ATGAAAAGAACATTATTCTTCACCTGCTGCATGCTTGTTTTCGCGCTTTATTCATGCGCACAGGGCGATGCCGCTTACATAAAAGATAACTACACCAAATACGAGTACCAAATACCCATGCGCGATGGCAAAAAGCTGTTCACATCGGTTTACGTCCCTAAAGATCAATCAAAGAAGTATCCTTTTATGATGGACCGTACCTGCTACAGTGTGGCGCCATACGGGCCCGATAAGTACAAGGGCAGCCTTGGCCCGTCGCCCGCGTTTCTGCGTGATGGTTACATTTTTGTTTACCAGGATGTGCGCGGCCGCTGGATGAGCGAAGGTATTTACGAGGAAATGACGCCTGAACTGGAGCAGCACAAAACCAACAAGGATGTTGATGAGGGTACCGATACTTACGACACAATTGATTGGCTGCTCAAGAACGTGCCTAACAATAATGGCAAAGTAGGTGTATGGGGTATTTCTTATCCCGGCTTTTACACCACTACAGCCTTATTAAGCCGTCACCCCGCACTAGCGGCAGCATCGCCGCAGGCACCCATAGCCGATTTGTGGCGCGATGATGCATTTCATAACGGCGCGTTCTTTTTGGTGGCAAACTTTGGCTTTTACCCGGGCTTTACCAACCGGCAGGACGATAAACCAACACAGCGCCGCGGCGGCAGATTTGATCCCGGTACAAACGATGGTTACAAATTCTTTATGGACATGGGTTCTATGAGGAATACCAACGATAAATACTTCAAAGACACCATACGTTTATGGAACGAGATGATGGATCACCCAAATTACGATCAGCATTGGAAAGACCGTAACGTGCTTACCCACCTGCACGACATTAAAACACCAACCCTGGTGACAGGCGGCTGGTATGATGCCGAAGACCTTTATGGCGCCATAAACACCTATAAAACTTTAGCTCAGAAAAATCCGAATACTCCGGTTTACTTTGCTATGGGGCCATGGGTGCACGGCGGCTGGGCACGTGGTAACGGCGACCATTTAGGAGATGTAAGTTTTGGCGGCCCGACAGGTCCGTTCTATCGCGATAAAATAGAATTCGCATTTTTTAGCCATTACCTTAAAGGTACCCCGCTGGACCTGCCGAAGGTGTCCACTTTCCAAACAGGTGAAAACCAGTGGAAAGCCTACAAGCAATGGCCGCCGATTGAGGCTAAGGAACAGAAATTGTACCTGCTGCCCGGCGGTAAGCTGTCCTTCTTTGCGCCGGCTAATACCATGGTCGACTACAAAGAATACGTGTCTGACCCGATGAACCCCGTGCCATTTATTGCGGGTACAGACTTCGATATGACGCGCGAGTACATGACTGCCGACCAGCGCTTCGCCGAAAAACGGCCTGATGTGCTTACCTACAAAACAGATGTGCTGGATAAGGATGTTACCCTTGCCGGCAACATTTGGGCAAACATTAAATTTTCTACCACCGGTACAGATGCCGACCTGGTTGTTAAAGTGCTTGATGTATACCCGGATACTGCTACCAACAACCAGTTTACTGGTAAAGAGGTGAAAATGGCTGGTTACGAGCAGATGGTACGCAGCGAACCTATACGTGGCAAGTACCGCAACAGCTTTGAAAAACCCGAGCCATTTGTGCCGGGCAAGGTAACCGCTGTGAACTGGGAATTGCAGGATGTGCTGCACACCTTTAAAAAGGGACACCGCATCATGATACAGATCCAGAGCACCTGGTTCCCGCTGATAGACCGCAACACCCAGCAATTCCAGGACATCATGAAAGCTAAGGACACCGACTTTAAAAAAGCAACGCACAGGGTATATACCTCTAAAACTACCCCAAGCTATTTAAGGGTAAAGGTGTTGTGA
- a CDS encoding VOC family protein gives MRSLDIKINAIQHIGIPVTDLKRSKTFYERLGFANVMQATFDEKGEPGTCVMMKRDNMIMELYELPESGLNEIRSRSNGHIDHVAFDVEDIEVAYNSIKEAGFNIIEPEPVFLQFWERGCKYFNITGPDGERLEFNQIL, from the coding sequence TTGAGAAGCTTAGATATTAAGATCAACGCCATCCAGCACATCGGCATACCTGTGACCGACCTCAAGCGCTCGAAGACGTTTTACGAACGTCTTGGTTTTGCTAACGTGATGCAAGCGACTTTTGATGAAAAGGGCGAGCCGGGCACCTGCGTAATGATGAAGCGGGATAACATGATCATGGAACTTTATGAGTTGCCGGAAAGTGGGTTAAATGAGATTCGTTCCCGCAGCAATGGTCATATCGACCACGTAGCTTTCGATGTAGAGGATATTGAAGTTGCTTATAACTCCATTAAAGAGGCAGGCTTTAACATCATAGAACCTGAACCTGTCTTTTTACAATTTTGGGAGAGGGGCTGCAAGTACTTCAATATTACAGGTCCGGATGGTGAGCGGTTGGAGTTTAATCAAATATTATAA
- a CDS encoding glycoside hydrolase family 32 protein — protein MKYKYLLPFLALLVAANAFAQKAGKLYHEQYRPQIHFSPKSGWMNDPNGMVYYKGVYHLFYQHYPDGIVWGPMHWGHATSKDMIHWKEQKIALYPDKLGYIFSGSAVIDVNNTSGFGKNGKVPMVAIFTHHDPVGEKAGKDNFQNQSIAYSLDEGKTWTKYAGNPVLKNPGIKDFRDPKVYWYEPQHKWIMTLATKDRITFYSSPNLKTWKKESEFGEHLGAHGGVWECPDLFPMTLKGKQHWVLIVNINPGGPNGGSATQYFIGDFNGKTFTPMNENVKWADFGPDEYAGITWSNTGNRRIFLGWMSNWEYANQVPASTWRSTMTIPRELGLKEVNGEVYLTSTPAKELASIAIKSINVPTAILANGRDVASFIKMPSYYRLKLSAAKEDLFINLFNDAGESLVIGYNKKSDRYFIERDKSGKTDFNKNFSKLAYVPRFSGQETLDVDIVVDGTSVEMFADGGLSNLTSIFFAAKPYNHISIQTAKGSVVNKVSITPLKSIW, from the coding sequence ATGAAGTATAAATACCTGTTGCCATTTCTTGCGCTGCTTGTAGCTGCTAATGCATTTGCCCAAAAAGCAGGAAAGTTATATCACGAACAATACCGTCCGCAGATCCACTTTTCACCCAAATCGGGTTGGATGAACGACCCTAACGGAATGGTGTATTATAAAGGTGTGTATCACTTGTTTTATCAGCATTATCCAGACGGCATAGTGTGGGGGCCTATGCACTGGGGCCATGCTACCAGTAAAGATATGATTCACTGGAAAGAGCAGAAAATCGCGCTTTATCCGGATAAACTCGGGTACATCTTCAGCGGCAGCGCGGTAATTGATGTAAATAACACATCTGGTTTTGGTAAAAACGGCAAGGTGCCGATGGTAGCTATATTCACCCATCATGACCCTGTAGGTGAAAAGGCCGGTAAAGATAATTTCCAAAATCAAAGTATAGCCTACAGTCTCGATGAGGGTAAAACCTGGACGAAATATGCTGGTAACCCGGTTTTAAAGAACCCCGGAATAAAAGACTTTCGAGACCCAAAGGTTTACTGGTACGAGCCTCAGCATAAGTGGATAATGACGCTGGCAACTAAAGATCGCATAACGTTTTACTCGTCACCGAATCTAAAAACATGGAAAAAAGAGAGTGAGTTTGGTGAACACCTGGGTGCCCATGGCGGTGTTTGGGAGTGCCCGGATCTTTTCCCAATGACGCTTAAAGGCAAACAGCACTGGGTGCTTATTGTCAACATTAATCCCGGCGGGCCAAACGGCGGCTCGGCTACACAATACTTTATAGGCGATTTTAATGGCAAAACGTTCACTCCAATGAACGAAAACGTAAAGTGGGCGGACTTTGGGCCTGATGAATATGCGGGCATAACCTGGAGTAATACAGGCAACAGGCGTATATTCCTGGGGTGGATGAGTAACTGGGAATACGCTAACCAGGTTCCGGCAAGTACCTGGCGCAGCACCATGACAATTCCCCGCGAACTTGGGTTAAAAGAGGTAAACGGCGAAGTATATCTTACCTCTACGCCGGCAAAGGAACTGGCAAGCATTGCAATAAAATCAATAAATGTCCCTACTGCGATACTAGCAAATGGCCGGGATGTGGCATCGTTTATCAAAATGCCTTCATATTATCGCTTAAAACTTTCTGCTGCTAAAGAAGACCTGTTTATCAATCTCTTTAACGATGCCGGGGAATCGCTTGTGATTGGTTATAACAAGAAGAGTGACCGCTATTTCATTGAAAGGGATAAGTCGGGCAAGACCGATTTCAACAAGAATTTCAGCAAACTGGCATATGTTCCCAGGTTCTCTGGTCAAGAAACATTAGATGTAGATATTGTTGTGGACGGAACTTCTGTAGAAATGTTTGCAGATGGTGGTCTAAGTAATTTAACCAGCATATTCTTTGCGGCTAAGCCATACAATCACATCAGTATTCAAACTGCGAAAGGTTCAGTAGTAAACAAGGTCAGCATCACTCCATTAAAATCCATTTGGTAG
- a CDS encoding UDP-N-acetylmuramoyl-L-alanyl-D-glutamate--2,6-diaminopimelate ligase, producing MRYLSDILEGVAFTELQGSADVEISAVVFDSRKVEPGCLFVALKGTAVDGHDYIEQAVKQGAVAVICEDLPAHTAQEADFLMVANSAKALGTIAANFYENPSSNLKLVGVTGTNGKTTVATLLYKVFRDMGYKCGLLSTVENQVNGRIIPSTHTTPDPVVLNKLLADMVDEGCDYCFMEVSSHAVAQHRIEGLRFSGGIFTNLTHDHLDYHKTFESYLKAKKAFFDGLPKSAFALTNGDDKNGSVMLQNTSAHKKSYGLKSMADYRARIIENQFGGLLLNIDNEEVWFKLVGTFNAYNLLAVYAAAMLLEQDRSKVLISLSKLTGAEGRFEYIVAPNKVIGIVDYAHTPDAVQNVLSTVHDIRKGKEKVITVIGCGGDRDKTKRPIMAKVATEWSDKVILTSDNPRTEDPAQIIKDMEAGIDPAFKRNTLSIADRREAIRTACMLAQPGDIILLAGKGHEKYQEVNGVKNHFDDMEELEDQFKDMI from the coding sequence ATGAGATATTTAAGCGACATACTGGAAGGAGTAGCTTTTACCGAGCTGCAGGGAAGTGCGGATGTAGAGATATCTGCAGTGGTTTTTGATTCACGTAAGGTGGAGCCGGGCTGCTTGTTTGTGGCGCTTAAAGGCACCGCAGTGGACGGCCATGATTATATAGAACAAGCCGTAAAGCAAGGTGCAGTAGCAGTTATTTGTGAAGACCTTCCGGCACATACCGCGCAGGAAGCAGACTTTTTGATGGTTGCTAACTCTGCCAAAGCGCTGGGTACTATCGCTGCCAACTTTTACGAAAACCCGTCCAGTAATCTCAAGCTGGTTGGCGTAACTGGTACCAATGGCAAAACTACTGTAGCAACGCTGCTGTATAAGGTGTTCAGAGATATGGGGTATAAGTGCGGTTTATTATCTACCGTGGAGAACCAGGTTAACGGACGTATTATCCCGTCTACCCATACTACTCCTGATCCTGTAGTGCTCAATAAGCTGTTAGCAGATATGGTGGACGAGGGCTGCGACTACTGCTTTATGGAGGTTAGCTCCCATGCTGTTGCGCAACACAGGATAGAAGGTTTACGGTTTTCAGGCGGAATATTCACCAATCTTACGCACGATCATCTCGATTATCACAAAACGTTTGAAAGCTATTTGAAAGCCAAAAAGGCGTTCTTTGACGGTCTGCCTAAAAGCGCGTTCGCGTTAACTAACGGTGATGACAAGAATGGTAGCGTGATGCTGCAAAACACATCGGCACATAAAAAAAGTTATGGTCTCAAGAGCATGGCCGACTATCGTGCCCGTATTATTGAAAACCAGTTTGGCGGCCTTTTGCTGAATATTGATAACGAAGAAGTTTGGTTCAAACTGGTTGGCACTTTCAATGCATATAATCTACTGGCGGTTTACGCTGCGGCAATGCTGTTGGAGCAGGATAGATCTAAAGTGCTCATCAGCTTAAGTAAGCTGACTGGTGCAGAAGGCAGGTTTGAATATATTGTGGCACCTAATAAAGTGATTGGTATTGTTGATTATGCCCATACCCCGGATGCAGTACAAAACGTGTTGAGCACTGTTCATGATATCCGTAAAGGCAAAGAAAAAGTGATAACCGTTATCGGTTGCGGCGGTGACAGGGATAAAACCAAACGCCCTATTATGGCTAAGGTTGCAACTGAATGGAGCGACAAGGTGATCCTGACATCAGATAACCCTCGGACCGAAGACCCGGCTCAGATTATTAAAGATATGGAAGCTGGTATTGATCCGGCATTTAAAAGAAATACGCTTAGCATAGCAGATAGGAGGGAAGCAATAAGAACTGCATGTATGCTGGCGCAGCCGGGAGATATTATCCTGTTGGCAGGAAAGGGTCATGAGAAGTACCAGGAAGTTAATGGTGTAAAAAACCATTTTGACGATATGGAAGAACTGGAGGACCAGTTTAAAGACATGATTTAA
- the mraZ gene encoding division/cell wall cluster transcriptional repressor MraZ: protein MSYLTGEYECKLDAKGRMMIPAGLKKQLPEADAEGLVINRGLENYLVIYTKKEWDKRLDELSKLNEYDRKSIQFVRYFTGGATTMIPDSAGRINLPKNLMEHAGITGDVVLTCMLNKIEVWDLNAHKVMIANEPENFAELAEEVMGNKRRVNE, encoded by the coding sequence ATGTCCTACTTAACCGGTGAATACGAGTGTAAACTAGATGCCAAGGGGCGGATGATGATCCCTGCAGGCCTCAAAAAACAGCTTCCAGAAGCTGATGCTGAGGGTCTTGTGATCAACCGCGGGCTCGAGAATTACCTTGTAATTTATACCAAAAAAGAGTGGGACAAACGTTTGGACGAACTAAGCAAACTTAACGAATACGATAGAAAAAGCATTCAGTTTGTGAGATATTTTACCGGTGGAGCAACTACCATGATCCCTGACAGTGCCGGGCGGATTAACCTGCCAAAAAACCTGATGGAACATGCGGGTATAACCGGTGATGTGGTGCTTACCTGTATGCTTAATAAAATAGAGGTTTGGGACTTGAATGCTCACAAGGTGATGATAGCGAACGAGCCTGAAAATTTTGCTGAACTGGCCGAAGAAGTAATGGGTAATAAAAGGAGGGTAAATGAGTAA
- a CDS encoding GNAT family N-acetyltransferase, translated as MEVSPATIREFVEADRFAVKALYLHCRVNTFSWLNTRMFKLNDFEKDTVGERIFVAEVGGVIVGFVAFSMADTFVHHLYVHQAFAKRGIGKALLNIVLQASPKPFSLKCLEMNQNACDFYTAQGWQIKRRSIGDQGPYFLFVSR; from the coding sequence ATGGAAGTAAGCCCCGCAACTATACGCGAGTTTGTTGAGGCTGACCGGTTCGCGGTAAAGGCTTTGTACCTACACTGTCGTGTTAACACCTTTAGCTGGCTAAATACGCGAATGTTTAAACTGAACGATTTTGAAAAGGATACCGTTGGCGAACGGATATTTGTTGCGGAAGTTGGTGGTGTTATAGTCGGTTTTGTAGCTTTTTCAATGGCTGATACTTTTGTCCACCACCTGTACGTGCACCAGGCTTTTGCAAAGCGGGGCATTGGGAAAGCCTTGTTGAATATAGTCCTGCAAGCTTCACCAAAGCCGTTTAGTTTAAAGTGCCTCGAAATGAACCAAAACGCCTGCGACTTTTACACGGCACAAGGCTGGCAGATAAAACGGAGAAGCATAGGCGATCAGGGTCCGTACTTTTTATTTGTAAGCCGCTAG
- a CDS encoding FtsL-like putative cell division protein produces MNRLRTEIQEEEAEKELVVEEKPVREIPDNFITQFLKNGVITTDDATRALPFVLFLVLLGMLYIGNRHMADNTVRDIDKIGKEVKELSWEYKSTKAELAFKSTLTEVAKRADTLGIRASEQPPQKIVVKEGAQQ; encoded by the coding sequence ATGAACCGTTTACGCACAGAAATTCAGGAAGAGGAAGCTGAAAAGGAGCTGGTAGTTGAGGAGAAGCCTGTAAGGGAAATTCCGGACAATTTTATCACTCAGTTTCTAAAGAACGGGGTTATTACTACAGATGATGCTACCCGTGCTTTGCCGTTTGTGCTGTTCCTGGTGTTATTGGGCATGCTTTACATAGGTAACAGGCACATGGCCGATAACACTGTGCGGGATATTGATAAAATAGGTAAAGAAGTTAAAGAATTGAGCTGGGAATACAAAAGCACCAAGGCTGAACTTGCATTTAAAAGCACTTTGACTGAGGTAGCTAAACGTGCAGATACTTTAGGTATAAGAGCATCTGAGCAGCCGCCACAAAAAATAGTAGTGAAGGAGGGCGCGCAGCAATGA
- a CDS encoding penicillin-binding protein, translated as MSIRTNILLRVYLAFGLILLFAAAVVFQLCRVQLAQGEKWKSMAQQMSTRYRTIEAARGNIFSDDGALLATSVPEYELHMDMLAGGIADDKAFDEKIDSLAMKMSQYFGDRPAREYSRIFREARKEGSRYQLVRRKVTYKQLKEIRKFPVFNLGKYKGGLIVVAQNKRILPFRSLAARTIGYKNENVRNAVGLEGSFASYINGESGKRLEQRLAGGVWIPVNDEEEVAPKEGADIISTININFQDIAQSALEKQLIKSNADHGTVILMEVATGEIRAMANYTKMPDGSFKEKFNYAIAGNQDPGSTFKVVSYMALLEDKMIDTNNLVSTENYKIPGNSHIIKDSHGSIGTVTVKKAFEESSNAAVASLVNRYYTNNQAKFTNHLYDWHLNEKFGLQIPGEAQPVVKNPKNASWNKYMTLPQMAYGYEMQLTPLKMLSFYNAVANNGKYVSPIFVKEIRRLGNTVERFQAHVINDKICSDVTLKKMQEMLEGVVSEGTGKTNVKSEMFKIAGKTGTAQVADGRNGYKGKKQYQSSFCGYFPADNPKYSLIVVINDPKNGYYAASTAGPAFKEICEKVYASSLGIEHPPVRYVGNTTLPQYKHGNLKALKQVYQKLGVKPLYASTNAAANGIDTSSGIAFEENRVKAGTVPNVVGMGLSDALYVLGNAGYKVAVKGSGSVSTQSVTGGSQIPRGSKIIIELQ; from the coding sequence ATGAGTATCAGGACTAATATATTACTTAGGGTTTATCTTGCTTTCGGCTTGATCCTGCTTTTTGCAGCGGCTGTGGTTTTTCAATTATGCCGGGTGCAGCTTGCGCAGGGCGAAAAATGGAAGAGTATGGCTCAGCAGATGTCTACCCGCTACCGCACTATTGAAGCGGCAAGAGGTAACATCTTTTCTGATGATGGAGCTTTACTTGCAACATCGGTTCCTGAATATGAATTACATATGGACATGCTTGCCGGAGGCATTGCTGATGATAAAGCATTTGACGAAAAGATAGATTCTTTGGCGATGAAAATGTCGCAGTACTTTGGCGACAGACCAGCACGCGAGTACTCCCGTATTTTCCGTGAAGCACGTAAAGAGGGATCCCGTTACCAGTTGGTGAGGCGTAAGGTTACTTACAAGCAGCTTAAGGAAATCAGGAAGTTTCCTGTTTTTAATCTGGGTAAGTACAAAGGCGGATTAATAGTGGTAGCTCAAAATAAGCGTATACTGCCTTTTCGTTCGCTTGCTGCACGTACCATAGGATACAAGAATGAAAACGTTAGAAATGCGGTTGGCCTTGAGGGGTCATTTGCAAGTTATATAAATGGCGAAAGCGGAAAACGCCTTGAGCAAAGGCTTGCAGGCGGTGTTTGGATACCGGTTAATGATGAAGAAGAGGTTGCTCCTAAAGAAGGTGCTGATATCATCTCTACCATCAATATCAACTTCCAGGACATTGCTCAAAGCGCGTTGGAGAAACAATTGATAAAGAGCAATGCCGATCATGGTACTGTTATTTTGATGGAAGTAGCTACGGGCGAGATCCGCGCAATGGCTAACTACACCAAAATGCCTGACGGAAGCTTCAAAGAAAAGTTCAACTACGCCATTGCAGGTAATCAGGATCCCGGTTCTACATTCAAAGTAGTCTCTTACATGGCTTTGTTGGAAGACAAGATGATTGATACTAACAACCTGGTAAGTACCGAAAATTACAAAATACCGGGTAACAGCCATATCATCAAAGATTCGCACGGCAGCATAGGTACAGTTACAGTAAAAAAGGCCTTCGAAGAATCGTCGAACGCGGCTGTGGCATCACTGGTAAATCGTTATTATACCAACAATCAGGCTAAGTTCACCAACCATTTGTACGATTGGCACCTGAACGAAAAGTTTGGTTTGCAAATACCGGGCGAAGCTCAACCGGTTGTGAAGAATCCGAAAAATGCAAGCTGGAACAAATACATGACCCTTCCACAGATGGCGTACGGTTATGAGATGCAGTTAACGCCGTTAAAAATGTTGTCCTTCTATAATGCTGTTGCCAACAATGGCAAATACGTATCACCAATTTTTGTGAAGGAGATCAGAAGGCTTGGTAACACAGTAGAACGCTTTCAGGCGCATGTTATCAATGACAAAATTTGTTCAGACGTAACGCTGAAGAAAATGCAGGAAATGTTAGAAGGTGTAGTGAGTGAGGGTACTGGTAAAACTAACGTAAAAAGCGAAATGTTTAAAATAGCCGGTAAAACGGGCACCGCGCAAGTCGCCGATGGCCGCAACGGCTACAAAGGGAAAAAGCAATATCAATCATCTTTCTGCGGTTATTTTCCGGCTGACAACCCCAAGTACTCACTTATTGTGGTAATAAACGACCCTAAGAACGGCTATTACGCTGCTTCTACAGCTGGGCCAGCATTTAAGGAAATATGCGAAAAGGTTTATGCAAGCAGCCTGGGTATAGAGCACCCACCAGTACGGTATGTAGGTAATACAACTTTGCCGCAGTACAAGCACGGCAATTTAAAGGCGCTTAAACAAGTTTATCAAAAACTAGGCGTAAAGCCTTTATATGCCTCTACAAACGCGGCTGCAAATGGCATTGATACCAGCAGCGGCATTGCCTTCGAAGAAAACAGGGTAAAAGCGGGTACTGTTCCTAATGTTGTTGGGATGGGGTTGAGCGATGCGCTGTACGTTTTGGGCAATGCAGGTTATAAAGTTGCTGTAAAGGGCAGCGGCAGTGTAAGTACACAGTCGGTTACCGGCGGCAGTCAAATACCACGTGGATCAAAAATAATAATAGAACTGCAATGA